The segment TAGTTAATATGCAcgtgtaaattatatacaaaagataTTATTCGATTACAGACATGGCTTTAACAGTCGCTCTACCTCTTGCTGGATTGGAGACAGAGAATTTTAACTCGTACAGGCATATCATAGACATAGCGGGCTTATCTCAGACGAGCCCTAGCCCATCTGTCTCCAGTGAATCTAGCGGTATTGGCTCATTGGGTTCGTTGAAGTCCGAGTCGGTAAATAACGACTCTTTACCATCTAGTCCTCACACAACAGAGAAGGTAAGTTAatcactataatataatttgcacTATTTGTTTTGCGTTCGTCCTGGCCTTGACCTctctattttcataatattccgTAATGGCGAATGTCTTACGCTATCaatgttgtatataatacaattgacGTGTGATAATGGAAAGATTTTAAACTtagttgtttttgtaaaatgtaattaatttttttttgtaattttttaaattacaatgaattttatagTCCCTAAATACTTATGCGTAGAGCAAATAAaacgcaatttttttttcatgctaCCTCCCTTATATCAACATATTGTGCATGTTGTGTTAAAAGACTATATTATTGAGGTATAATTTAATGGTTTATGGATattataacatgaaaaaatttCAACTTTCAGAAATTGTTCGAACCCGTCGTGCAGCCACAATCACGCCCGACAGAGAAGAAGgacgatattaaaattatttacggaGGTCATGATATACTCAATTTGAATGCCAATCTCACTGATCCTCGATGGAACTATCGCGCGACGGTCCTGCCGCCGAACAACCCGGCGTTATTCTTCGCGAACAGATCGCAGTACCATCGTCTGGGACCATTCGGAACACGCACGCAGTATGTAAAAGATTCTTGCCGTATGTGTGGCTTCTCGTATGTAGTAGCCGCTACAGATTGACGAGACAACGTTTAGAAACGGAACAAAGGGTACAACTGGGATACATCAGGGTGTAAAGTTTACGTCTTGCTATGGTGCTTGTACAATTCATTTATTCCCAGCGACTTGTCTGTTATGTACGACGATCTGACATTTTAGCCTGAGATGCCAGAGATTCCTATGAGCGGGcactattcatttaaattttatatgacgaacaattgttttttcttacgatagttttttttttcaagtcgCTGGATGGTAGCATTAACGTATAATTTTtgtgtacaatattatttgcCTGGATGGTCTCAGTTGTACGGATGACTGTGGAATATGCATGTGGCTATCGTCACGCCAATTCATAGAGTTACATTTTAATCGTGACTTAATACTGtgatcttaatttaaaaaatgcaattttttgaCAAATTCTGTGAAAAGCGCGacgatacaaatttatttcgtttttttataattttttttttttgtaacttatttaattgtgtGATAAAAGTTAAGTTATTCTAAAACAATGCCATACGTGAcgaacatacaaaaatattggcATTTTAAATCCCAAATACTAGGAACTTAATAAATCAGTCCTTAAATTGAAATagagtataataattaatttaaaaaaaaaaacatatataacgcATTAGTTCctcttagaaatattaattattatttgttatccaaagaatcttaaatatttaacgtttcatataataattaaattattcaatcaCAATTATATAACTCCATATTAATTGTGGGACACATCCAAcgatatgatttaaaatcattacattaaagcaatatttaaataatgctctttaaatttatattgagttGTCACCCACCATAACATAactcacatttaaatattgctttattataatatttaggttTTAGATATATTCCACAGTCATTGTATT is part of the Danaus plexippus chromosome 2, MEX_DaPlex, whole genome shotgun sequence genome and harbors:
- the LOC116779857 gene encoding uncharacterized protein LOC116779857 isoform X1; this encodes MFDLFQLRRGLYFLEIALYDMALTVALPLAGLETENFNSYRHIIDIAGLSQTSPSPSVSSESSGIGSLGSLKSESVNNDSLPSSPHTTEKKLFEPVVQPQSRPTEKKDDIKIIYGGHDILNLNANLTDPRWNYRATVLPPNNPALFFANRSQYHRLGPFGTRTQYVKDSCRMCGFSYVVAATD
- the LOC116779857 gene encoding uncharacterized protein LOC116779857 isoform X2; this encodes MALTVALPLAGLETENFNSYRHIIDIAGLSQTSPSPSVSSESSGIGSLGSLKSESVNNDSLPSSPHTTEKKLFEPVVQPQSRPTEKKDDIKIIYGGHDILNLNANLTDPRWNYRATVLPPNNPALFFANRSQYHRLGPFGTRTQYVKDSCRMCGFSYVVAATD